CCCGGTAGcaggtgcagggggtgggggggtgagacgAGCCAGTGCAGGTCTTGCCGGGGCTCCCGTCGCTCGGGTTCACCCAGACGAGGTCTTACTTGCTTGTCCTGGTAGTTTTATTTTTAGAAGAAAGTTTTCTTCGCTGTGTGTCGAAGAGCAATTGACTCGGTACAGGAACGCGTCGGAGTGAACCCAAGCTCAGGTCACTCGGTGCAGCTCCGCCAAAGACGAACTCGAGCCCTGCCTGGGTGCCAATTGACTTGACTACTTTATTGCAGCTGTGGAGACAGACGGCCGGGTCCTTACAGTCTCTGAAGGACTGATTTAAGGGGAGCTGACGGGCTTGAGGGGCCTGCTGGGGGAGCACACTTAGAAGTCAActcccccaggtgtgtgtgtgtgtgtgtgtgtgttttaagactTGTGTTTAAAGGAGCCTccggaaaatgttaaaaaaaaaaaaaagaagaagaagaagaagaagggagggggagcagAACCTCTTGGAAAGGTCTGGCGAACATACAAAGTTGTGTTGACTTTACCCGGACTGTAATTTCATCGacttgtgaagtcccccccccccttctccttttAAATTAGTCCCTGTCTGGTCTGACACTGTGCAGTTAGTTGGCAGTGAAGGATTCCGTAGCAGAAGAGCTCTCTTGGGGCTAAATGATGCATTCTTTTCAGTGACTTAACTGTACAGGACTTGTAGTGTTCTTGGTCAAGATTTCTATATTTCGAAAGTTCCTAAATCCAGAGATACAGGAAAGCAAAAACAGAGTGGGACCATTTCAAAGAGACGAAGACTTCCCAAATGTAAGCCTGAATACTGCCATAAAGATATTTAACAAGACCCTAAATAACCCAGTCTGTCAAACTGTGAGcctatttaatgttatttatatggACAAATGGATTTGCTGGCAGCAGTCTCCTGCCTCCCCTCAGGGGTGATTTAGGCAGTGTGGGAGGATGACAGTGCCAAAAAGCCACATCAGATCAAGTCTTAGAACAAGTTCTGCCGTGCATGGGTTTGGATTTATGAGAGGCTTGTGCCCCTGGGCCTCTCATAGTGCCGCATGCCTGGCCTCTGCCCATAGGCCGTGGGCACTGAAGTGGGCTGcacagtgggagagaaaaaagaagccaTATGAGGCAGAAATTAAATAGGTTTAAGAACAGCAGTTCTACGGTAACTGTCAGGGGGCAGGCAAGCTCGCTCACCTGGGGGCGGGGCTGCCTTCTCCGCTGTGCTCTGACCTGACGGATTCAGGCCTGGCTCCCACCCCAGTGGGAAGGTTCCggactgtggtgtctttttctttttgtctatcagaaaaagttggcctggagggGTGGAGACCCAgtgacaaaacaagcaaaaaaaatagaaaaataactgTTAGCACAAATGGCATATTTGTGAAGGTCAGTGACAGTGGTTCTTATTGCTAAGCACTTTCTTACTCATAATTCATTTGTGCTTGTTTATGATTACCATTAGTAGTTAAAACATTAAGAGTGCCTGTAAGGAAAGTTGGAATTCCCAGAATCGCTTTTTTTGGTAGGCAATGTTGCCATACacgtttggtttttttttttttttttttttatcagatgtAGCAATTATGTTGATGTGAAgatttcagctttttaaaaaaattatatactcAGCATAAAAATTGATTTATAACATTCTCAAGAAACTTATTTTAATGCAGTTTGCCAGGTAACCTGTTAACAGCCACTAGAAATTACTGCCTTGAATGTGTCTTGTCCTCGGCATCGAGGTGTATGGAATCACTGACAGTTTAATGTATTCTAAtgtgggtggttttttttttttttttttaatcagaacattTCCAGGATTGCACTGAGGGCATACACATTTTCAGCAGAACTTGAAATTCCTGGAGATATTGCTATTCCATCTCTGAGTTTTTCCTGTAAGTGATCATGGTTGTAGGAGGTCATTCTTATTCAAAATTGCTGAGTACTGTACCAAAGTGTCTCAGTAAAACTTTCCATTCTATTTGCAGTTGTTGCATTTCAGAAGAACATCAAATAACCATGAACAACTTCAGTAATGATGAGTTTGATTGCCATTTCCTTGATGAAGGTTTTACTGCCAAGGATATTCTGgaccaaaagattaatgaagtctCTTCTTCTGTAAGTATATTAAGGTCAAACTGGCAGTGCATCTTTGACAACATGATGTAGGAAAGTGGGAGACTTCATTGGGGTCTTAGGGATATGTAATGGGATTTGCCTGCTTTACCAGAGAACTTAGACTTTGATGGGCTGTGGGTAACCCAATGAAGACAGTGATTCATGTCTGAGTGAGAGGTAGGAATGACcgtttttcctttgtttctttagttCTACTTATAAATTGAGAATGGCGGGAAACAAGGGAAGCTGCATGTTGGACCTCTTGGGACACTGCTAATGATTTCTTTGTCCCCTCTTACATAGGATGATAAGGATGCCTTCTATGTTGCGGACCTGGGAGACATTCTAAAGAAACATCTGAGGTGGTTAAAAACTCTTCCTCGGGTCACCCCCTTTTATGCTGTCAAATGCAACGATAGCAGAACCATAGTGAAGACCCTTGCTGCTGTAGGGGCAGGATTTGACTGTGCCAGCAAGGTAAGGAAAAGCGGTGGGACTCAGATGATTTATATAAAATGTCTTTGATGTTCTCAGCAGTGTGAGTCCAGGTTGGGTTTCTTGAAAAAAGTCAGGACAGTGCCGACTTCTTGGGTTTTGATTCTACTGTCTGTTAGCTGCATATGTATATTGTAATCTCTCTTTTTCAGACTGAAATACAAATGGTGCAGAGTCTTGGGGTGCCTCCTGAGAGAATTATCTATGCAAATCCTTGTAAACAAGTGTCTCAGATTAAGTATGCTGCCAGTAATGGAGTTCAGATGATGACTTTTGATAGTGAAGTTGAACTGATGAAAGTTGCCAGAGCACATCCAAAGGCAAAGTGAGTTACTCCTCTGTTTGAAAGAGGTAGGAGATAGGGGGTTTATAGATAAACAAATTCAAATCTGCATaaagacttacatgcctaaggctctgaggtcccaggttcagtccctagcgtGACTGTCAGAGCTTTCCTCTGTAGCTCTGACTGATAGTCAGAgctgatatttttcttttatgaaaaataaatagaattaagaaaaaaaaaaaaccagggcggagggtagatagcataatggttgtgcaaacagactctccatgcctgaggctccaaactctcaggttcaattccccacaccaccatagctgatcagtgctctggttaaaaaaagagtaagattCAGTACATTTTTCTTGCTTCTAGGTTGGTTTTGCGGATTGCCACAGATGATTCCAAAGCAGTCTGTCGCCTTAGTGTTAAGTTTGGTGCCACACTCAAAACCAGCAGGCTGCTTTTGGAACGGGCGAAAGAACTaaatattgatgtcattggtgtcAGGTAAGTTCTTTGAGTTGGCATAGCTTTGAGGCTTAAGACATTAGACAACCCACATTTACTCCCATTCTCccactgtggtttttttttttttttttttaagatgttgtAAGAATGGGGGCCTGGTGCTGGCTCATTTGGTttaacgcacatgttacaatgtgcaaggacttaggttcaagcccctgacccctctagcaggggaaagttttgtgagtggtgaagcagtgctgcaggttccctctccctctctatcacctcaatTCCTTCCCTATCACCTCTATcacctacccctctcaatttctggctgactatccaataaataaaaaaagataataaatttttttaaaaaggaagaagaaagttaGTAGGAAGTAACATGTTCTCCTTGGTTTCTGCCCTAGCTTCCACGTGGGAAGTGGCTGTACTGACCCCGAGACCTTTGTGCAGGCCATCTCTGATGCCCGCTATGTCTTTGACATGGGGGTGAGTATCCGTGAACCTCAGTGGAGATGGGGTTAGGGCTGATAATAACTAGCCTTGATTTTAAAGTCACCGTATGTTACAGACTTAGTCCTCTCTGCTGCGTGacatttttacattttacttGTTACAAATCTGGCTATTCACATTAACTTGATTTTCTTGACTCCAGGCTGAGGTTGGCTTCAACATGTATCTGCTTGATATTGGTGGTGGCTTTCCTGGATCTGAGGATGTAAAGCTTAAATTTGAAGAGGTAACATGATAAAACTGTGCTGTATATAGCTATATGAAGTTCCTTTTAATATACCAAGTTTAAATGTTGTAACATTGGAGGGagtgtggaaacacacacacacacatatatatatcttggtATAACATTTTGAGTAtttagaagtgtttttttttcatttagaatatttagagttttctaAACTAAAATGAGCCCATTTTCTCAAGTCTTAGGAAATAGCTCATCACATCAGGAAATAATGTGTTGACCTTAGTCCATCATTACCCCATTGTGCATTGCTAGAATTTTTACTTCCAGTCTTTAAAACAATTGAAGTCTTTAGTCAAGAAGTTAAACCATCATACACTGTTTGGATTTATAACATAGATCCACAGCCTTGTTAAAATTATGATGTGTggcatgcaaagagactgtcatgcctgaggctccaaagtcccaggttcaatcccctgcaccaccatgaaccagaggtgagcagtgctctggaggaaaaaatatgAGAGCTACACagtattagactttttttttttaccagagcactgctcagctctggtttatggtggtgcaggggattgaacctgggactttggagcctcaggcatgggagtctgtttgcataagcattatgctatctacccctgcccagtattAGACTTTTGACATACATTTGTTAGATCAGCTATTTAGCCAGGCATCTGGCTGCCTTAGTTGTGTTGTGATATATTTACTCTATACCACTGTTTAATAAATGCATGCCCCTGTTGAAAAGGAATTAAAATGAAATCATGAGGAATTGCAGGCTGACTTTCAAGGAGATGTTGATAACTAACTGCTTGCATTGTTGTGTTACAGCACActgcttttctctccatttcagaTCCTTTTTGTGACTTGACTCTTGTCTTATAACTCCTAGATCACCAGTGTCATCAACCCAGCATTGGACAAGTATTTTCCATCAGATTCGGGAGTGAGAATCATAGCTGAGCCAGGCAGATACTATGTTGCATCAGCATTCACACTTGCAGTTAATATCATTGCCAAAAAACTTGTATTAAAGGAACAGTCAGGCTCTGATGGTACGTCTGGGGGATCACTACATATGTAGATGTAAGTTGTTGCAAAAAATGGTAGCTGAGACTAATGATCACATTTTTCTAGATGAAGATGAGTCCAGTGAGCAGACCTTTATGTATTACGTGAATGATGGAGTGTATGGATCATTTAATTGCATCCTTTATGATCATGCACACGTCAAGCCTCTTCTGCAAAAGGTACCTTCTTACTATACCTTACTGTATTTAGTTTTTAAGCTTGTTCCTAATAACAAGTGTAACTAGGTATGTTTTTCTTGATATATATAGAGACCCAAACCAGATGAGAAGTATTATTCATCCAGTATATGGGGACCAACGTGTGATGGCCTTGATCGGATTGTTGAGCGCTGTGACTTGCCTGAGATGCACGTGGGGGATTGGATGCTCTTTGAAAACATGGGTGCTTATACTGTTGCTGCTGCTTCTACTTTCAATGGTTTCCAGAGACCGACTATTTACTATGTGATGTCACGGCCAACGTGGTAAGGAACAACTGCATGCTTTTGGTTCTGATAAGATAGATGCTTTCTTGGAATTGCAGCTGCTCTTGTCTAGTTGAATAAGAAATTGTTGTGCTTAGGGATAAAGTGAAattacatcctttttttttttctttttttttttttaataaacttcaCATTCTCTAGACAACAGTGTGTGCTCTTGGGCCTAGAGGTTCCTTATCAGGCAGGATGCATCTTTCCATGCACACAGTCCGGGTTCTGTGCTGGCGTTGGTGCTCTGGTGCCTTGGCCCCGTCTCTTAATCTgagtgaaaaagtggcccagaccTGTAGTGAAATCACATTTTTTTCAATCTCTATAAATTTTGGAAAACACAAATGAAAGAAATCTTTCAGTAACACTGCTCTGTATTTCTTAGTTTTTCTTAAGCATTAACCATTTTAGGGAAAAAGTGATTGGTATATTTGCATGTAATTGTAATGAATTACAGCTTTACCAAAAAAAGGTGCTTCTGAAGAAATGCTTGCTTTAGAAATACGCATTGAACTGCTTCTTGATGACATAGTAACTAAAGAAGTTACTCGTGAATATGCTGTTCTCCTGTGAAACTGCCCAGTTTGGTGACTCAGGGTTTCTGAATCTGCCACTTTTGTGTCTCAGGCAACTGATGCAGCAAATCCAGAGCCACAACTTCCCGCCAGAAGTGGAGGAGCAGGACATCAGCGCTCTGCCCGTGTCCTGTGCTTGGGAGAGTGGGATGAAGCGACACCCAGCAGCCTGTGCTTCTGCTAGTATTAATGTGTAGAGACCATTCTTGTAGCTGTTAACTGCGAGTTTAGCTTGAATTAAGGGATTTGGGGGGACCGTTTAACTTAATTATTGCTAGTGTTGAAAAAGTCTTTGTAAGTAGGGTTGGCACACATGCAACAGTATGAAAGACTAGAAGAGGGGTCACACCTAACTGTGTTCCTATGGAAactatttgaatattttttttatatggatttttattcacttttcaaACATGCTACTACAGCATGTCCCTCAGCTGCCAAGCAAGCATTTGTAGCTTGTGCATTGGCAGATTGGGCCAAAAGCTTAGTGCTGTGacctgttttaaaaataaagtatcttgAAATAATTAGGCATTGGGAATTTTTTATAGCGTGTCTATTCCAAATGGTTCACCTTGAATGTGCTTAATATGAATGGGAATTGACATTTATTTCTGTAGGCTGAGAAAATTCTTCCAGAGACTTGGGCTAATATGGTTTTCAATATTTTGAAAATCCATAGAAATGCCTTCTTTCTGGTTGACACCTTTTTTGTTTTGAGTACATGAATTCCACCTAGTTTGCTGTGAGTTCTCACAAAGAGTAGTGGCATTTTGTATGAGACAAAAGCTGTACTGTCTGCTGCTGACAGTGACCTCAGCCCCCCTCATGCCCAGAGTAGCTGTGAATTTGGAGTTCTTAGAGCCACTTGTTAACTAGCTGACCCGTCATGGCCAGCACCCAGGGAAGGTGCATGAGGCTTCATGCTTACAGGGACTAAAGGCATCCCCTGTACACCCTGATGTTACTCCCAGGCTaaattgattattaaaacaaggaATGTGGTACAACATTTGGCAGTCAACTTAACTTGAATAAATTTGGCAACAATTAATCTGTGTTGTAGATCTCTACCTTTTTCTTTTCACCTTTGATACTGGTCTTCATAGTCTCAGCTCCCTCCTCGAGAATACCTAGTCCTCAGAATTGGAATAATGAGTACCTGCAGTGGTGTACAGTGGGGAGAGAAACAAAAGCTTAGGAAAGCCTGACACTGCTCTACTAAGTCACCAGCCACTGAATGGCATTGAGTACATGTTACCAGCTACTGTAGACCTATGTGGGTCGATGGTAAATGGGAAGGAATGCTGGTTCCCTCCAGGTGTTGCTGAATACACTTACCAAAGGATTTGAGAGGAACTTCCTTTGTTCCTAAAAAGAGCCACCTCTTCTCATGACTTGGGCTCCATGTGGCAGGCATAGTACTTGCTGTGACTTGCTAAAGTAAAGTTAGTTTCTGGCTGCGTAACTGGAAAAGGG
Above is a window of Erinaceus europaeus chromosome 3, mEriEur2.1, whole genome shotgun sequence DNA encoding:
- the ODC1 gene encoding ornithine decarboxylase, whose amino-acid sequence is MNNFSNDEFDCHFLDEGFTAKDILDQKINEVSSSDDKDAFYVADLGDILKKHLRWLKTLPRVTPFYAVKCNDSRTIVKTLAAVGAGFDCASKTEIQMVQSLGVPPERIIYANPCKQVSQIKYAASNGVQMMTFDSEVELMKVARAHPKAKLVLRIATDDSKAVCRLSVKFGATLKTSRLLLERAKELNIDVIGVSFHVGSGCTDPETFVQAISDARYVFDMGAEVGFNMYLLDIGGGFPGSEDVKLKFEEITSVINPALDKYFPSDSGVRIIAEPGRYYVASAFTLAVNIIAKKLVLKEQSGSDDEDESSEQTFMYYVNDGVYGSFNCILYDHAHVKPLLQKRPKPDEKYYSSSIWGPTCDGLDRIVERCDLPEMHVGDWMLFENMGAYTVAAASTFNGFQRPTIYYVMSRPTWQLMQQIQSHNFPPEVEEQDISALPVSCAWESGMKRHPAACASASINV